The sequence below is a genomic window from Halosolutus gelatinilyticus.
GTTCGAGGACCTCGCGGACGCGCTCGCGGTCGCCCTCGAGAACGGCGTGGACGTCAAGATCTGTCTGTTCCCGCCGACGGTCGGCGATCCGGAGTTGCCCGACGAGAGGACGCTGGCTCGAACCTGCACCGAGGCGCGGTACCGCGCCCTTCCGTCGCCGTTTCTCGCGCTCGTCGATCGATCGTGGGCGTGTTTCTCCCCCCACGTGGACTCGACGAACGAGTACGGCGTCATCGTCAACGACCGGACGCACGCCTACGTCTTCCACTGGTACTTCCTCACCTGCCTCTGGGAGGTTCACGAGACGATCTACGCGGGGCAACGGGACGAACCTCCGATCACCTACGTCGACCTCCGGCAGTGCATCCGGGACGTCGTCCCGCTGCTCGACGAGGGGTATTCGATCGAAGCGACGATTCGGGGATTCGAGACCGACACGGGTCGCGAGGTGACCAAACGCGGTCGGATCACCGACGCGACGTACGCCGGCGTCGCGACGAACGACGGCCGACCGGCGCCGCTGGCCCAACTGGCGGGCGAGGCGTCGGTGACGCTCGCGACCGACGACGATCGCTACACCGTTGGCGGCTGGGGCGCCATGATCGAGGACTTCGAAGGCGTTCGGATTACGATCGAGTCGATCGACCGATGACGCCGCCTCGATCGGGACCGATCCCAACAGAAGTGCAGTATGGTACTCGCATCCGAGCCACAACTCGTTCGGGTCGCGAGAAGCGAGGGTCGTTCCGCGATCGCGACAATCTGTCCGAAATTACAGACCGGTTGAACTGAAGGTGTAATTCACGTTAACAACACCTGTTGTACCCAATCCATTAGGTATAAATATGAATAACTCTCATAGTCTTTTCTATGAGTGAGAAGTCCTCACAGGGGAAGGACAGCACTACTTCGAGCGTTTCCCGACGAACGTTCGTCAAGGCAGCCGGAGTGAGCGGAGCCGCGGTCGGCCTCTCTGGCTGCATCTACGGCGACAGCAGTTCGTCCGCGGACGCCGTCGTCGTGGGGGTCGGCCCGAACATGGAGGAGGCGATCGGCGACGAGTTCATCCAACTGCTGGAAGACAGCGGGGCGGATGGAATCGAAATCGAACTCCAGCCCGGTCACGAGGACACCGGCACCCGGCGGAGCGATTACACGAACCTGCTGCAGGCCGAAGAGGTCCAGCCGGACCTGCTCATGATGGACAGCGGGTGGGTCAACATTTTCATCCAGCGCGACCACATCGCCAACCTGAGCGACGAACTCGACGACGAGGACCTCTCGCTCGTCGAAGACGAGTACTTCGAGTCGTTCACCGCGATGGGCCGCGATCCCGATTCGGACGACCTGTACGGCATCCCGATATTCCCGGATTACCCGACGATGCAGTACCGAAAGGATTACGCGCGGAACGCCGGCTTCACCGACGACGACTTCGACGAGTGGGCCACCGAACCGATGACCTGGCAGGAGTGGGCCGACGTCACCCAGGAGATCGTCGAGAACTCCGACGCGGAATACGGGCTGGCCACGCAGTGGGACATCTACGAGGGAACCGCCTGCTGTACGTGGAATGAGGTCATGTCCTCGTTCGGCGGCGCCTACTTCGGCGGCTTCGACAACCTGTTCGGTCCGGTCGGCGATCGACCGGTCACCGTCGACGAACCGGAGTTTATCGAGGGGCTGCGGATGATGCGCACGTTCGTCGCCGAGGAACACGGCGAACACACCCACGAGGACTATCCGACCGGCATCGCCACGCCCTCGATCACGTCGTGGCAGGAAGAGAACGCTCGCGAAGCGATCCTCAGCGGCGAGGCGGCCATGCAGCGCAACTGGCCGTACGCGATCAACCAGAACATCGACGGCGATAAAGACACAATCCCGGTCGAGGACTACGGCGCGATGCCGATCCCCTACGGCGTGACCGAGGACGAGGCGGCCCAGCCCGGAACCGGCGGCACGACGGCCGCCCTCGGCGGCTGGCTCACCGTCCTCAACCCGAACTCCGAGAACAAGGCGGACGCCATCGAGGTTCTCCGCGCGATGATGGTCGACGAGTTCAACCTCGGCATGTTCGACCTCTGGGGCTGGGTCCCGCCGAAGCCGCACCTCTTCGACACGGAGGAAGCCGAACAGGTCGAGCCGATGGGCCGCTACATGGACACGCTCCGCGTCGCCGGTGAGAACGCGATGCCGCGTCCGGTGACCACCGTGTGGCCCGACCAGTCCCAAAGCATCGCCGAAGAGGTCAACCGCGCGGTCGCCGGCGAGAAGAGTCCGGAAGACGCCGCCGCCGACCTCCAGAACAGTCTGGAAGCTATCGAGCAGCAATAAGCCAACAAATGAGTACCGAAGACTCGGTGAGCGGGCCCGCGCGGCAGACGAACCGATCGGGCCCGATCGTTGCGATCACGCGGTGGATGGAGAACCTCGGGGAGACCGGGTTCGCCTACCTGCTGTTGTCGCCGATCGTGCTCCTGTTGAGTGCGATCGCGCTCTATCCACTGTTGCGGACGTTCGAGCTGTCGCTGTATCAAAACGTCCTGGAGGAACCGGTATTCGTCGGGTTCGAGAATTACGTCCAGCTGTTCACCGGCGGCGCCGACCCGCGAATGCCGGGGTCGACGACGTTCCTTCCGAGCGTCAGCACCGACGGGAACTTCCCGTTCGTCCACGTCGACGGGGCGTTCCGGAGCGCGCTGGCGGTGACCCTGATCTTTTCGGTCGTAAGCGTCTTCTTCGAGACGCTGATCGGCTTCGGTCAGGCACTGGTCCTGGATCAGGATTTCCGTGGCCGCCGGTGGGTCCGCGCGGCGATCATCATTCCGTGGGCGATCCCGGTCGTCATCCAGGGGATGATCTTCTACCTGATGTTCCACCCGGACACCGGATTCATGACGGAGTACCTGGCCAACTGGGGGATCGTCGAGCCAGTGAACACGCTGAATGATCCGTGGAGTTCGCTGTTGATCATCACGGTCGCCGATATCTGGAAGACGACGGCGTTCATGGCGCTGCTCATCCTCGCCGGCCTCCAGAGCATCGACCGGAGCCTCTACGACGTGGCGAAGGTCGCGGGTGCGACCAAGTGGCAGGAGTTTCGCTACATCACGTTCCCGCTGGTCCTGCCGGCGCTCGGGATCGCGATCCTGTTCCGGACGATCGACGCGATGCGGATCTACGGTCTCATCGACACGGTGTCGGGCTGTACGACGGTTCCGTCGCTATCGTGTATGGTCGTGGCGACGTTCAACACCAACCGCGGCCTCGCGTCCGCGATCGCGTTCGTCACCGCCGGCATCATCGCGATCGCCGTGATGGGAGTCATCTACCAGCAGTACAAGGAGGGATTCTAGGATGGCAACGAGCGATCAGCCGGCCGAGACGATCGCCGACGAGAACAGGGGACCGCTCGAACGGTGGGTCCACGGCGTCGTCAACGAGCCGGAAAAGCGCAAGCGGCTGTACCGCGCGCTGTTCTACGTCATCACCGGGTTCTTCCTGGTGACGACGTTGTTCCCGTTCTACTGGCTACTGGTGCTCGCGCTGACGCCGAACGCCCAGATTCTCGGCGGTGACTGGGAGGTAGGGTTCCCGATCGTCGGTGAGATACCGTTCCCGACGCCCCCACTTCAGGACCTCAACCCCGGAGCGTTCGTCGAGGTGTTCCAGCAGGTGCCGTTCCACCTCTACGTCTTCAACAGCTTCGTGCTCGCGACGACGACGACGATCATCGTCATCGTCCTCGCGAGCCTCGCGGGCTACGTCTTCGGGCGGTTGGAGTTCCCCGGTCGCGGCCTGATGATGCTCGCCGTGCTGGCGATTTCGTACTTCCCGCCGGCGGCGTTTCTCATCCCGCTGTACGAGGTGTTCCTCGGCAATCCGGTAACGGTGCCGTTCCTGGGTATCCAACTGCTCCCGGTGACGGTGCCGTTCCTAGACGTCGAACTGCTCTCGCCGCCGCGGCTGGTCAACACGCCGGGCTCGATGATCATGCCCTTCAGCGCGCTGTTCCTGCCGCTGTCGATTTTCATCCTCACCACGTTCTACGCCCAGATTCCGGACGGGCTCGAGGACGCAGCGCGCGTCGAGGGGACGACCCGACTGGGCGCGCTGTTTCGCGTGATCATGCCGCTGTCGGCACCCGGCGTCGCGACCGCCGCCGTGTTGACGTTCATCGCCGTCTACAACGAGTACTTCTTCAGCTCGATCATGGCGCTGCAGAACGAGCCCCAGCAGTGGTCGCCGCTCGTCGGTGGGATCCTGAGTTACCAGACCCAGTACACGACGGATTTCAACCTGATGGCGGCTGCCAGCATCGTCGGCGTGTTGCCCATGGTGATCCTCGTCGTGGTCGCACAGGAAAAGATCGTCAGCGGATTGACTGAAGGAGCACTCAAGGAGTAACAATGGCACGCGTAACACTCGATACCGTCACGAAACGATACGAAGACGTCGTCGCCGTCGACGAGATGAATCTCAACATCGAAGACGGCGAGTTCATCTGTCTGGTCGGCCCGTCGGGCTGTGGGAAATCGACGACGATGGAGACCATCGCCGGCCTCACGAAACCGACAGCGGGAACGATCAAAATCGGTGATACCGACGTCACCACCCTCCCGCCGAAAGACCGCGGGGTCTCGATGGTCTTCCAGAACATCGCGCTGTTCCCGCACATGAACGTCTACGACAACATCTCGTTCGGCCTTCGGCTCC
It includes:
- a CDS encoding carbohydrate ABC transporter permease is translated as MSTEDSVSGPARQTNRSGPIVAITRWMENLGETGFAYLLLSPIVLLLSAIALYPLLRTFELSLYQNVLEEPVFVGFENYVQLFTGGADPRMPGSTTFLPSVSTDGNFPFVHVDGAFRSALAVTLIFSVVSVFFETLIGFGQALVLDQDFRGRRWVRAAIIIPWAIPVVIQGMIFYLMFHPDTGFMTEYLANWGIVEPVNTLNDPWSSLLIITVADIWKTTAFMALLILAGLQSIDRSLYDVAKVAGATKWQEFRYITFPLVLPALGIAILFRTIDAMRIYGLIDTVSGCTTVPSLSCMVVATFNTNRGLASAIAFVTAGIIAIAVMGVIYQQYKEGF
- a CDS encoding TrmB family transcriptional regulator yields the protein MDGDELRNTLEDAGLSPYQADAFVTLLELGSAPATDLAQASSVPDPRIYDVLRGLEDEGYIETYEQDSLHARAHDPADVLADLRTRADRFETAADEIENRWSRPDIKEHKVSIVKRLDTVLAQADELIRSATNQVQIGLTPAQFEDLADALAVALENGVDVKICLFPPTVGDPELPDERTLARTCTEARYRALPSPFLALVDRSWACFSPHVDSTNEYGVIVNDRTHAYVFHWYFLTCLWEVHETIYAGQRDEPPITYVDLRQCIRDVVPLLDEGYSIEATIRGFETDTGREVTKRGRITDATYAGVATNDGRPAPLAQLAGEASVTLATDDDRYTVGGWGAMIEDFEGVRITIESIDR
- a CDS encoding carbohydrate ABC transporter permease — translated: MATSDQPAETIADENRGPLERWVHGVVNEPEKRKRLYRALFYVITGFFLVTTLFPFYWLLVLALTPNAQILGGDWEVGFPIVGEIPFPTPPLQDLNPGAFVEVFQQVPFHLYVFNSFVLATTTTIIVIVLASLAGYVFGRLEFPGRGLMMLAVLAISYFPPAAFLIPLYEVFLGNPVTVPFLGIQLLPVTVPFLDVELLSPPRLVNTPGSMIMPFSALFLPLSIFILTTFYAQIPDGLEDAARVEGTTRLGALFRVIMPLSAPGVATAAVLTFIAVYNEYFFSSIMALQNEPQQWSPLVGGILSYQTQYTTDFNLMAAASIVGVLPMVILVVVAQEKIVSGLTEGALKE
- a CDS encoding substrate-binding domain-containing protein; translation: MSEKSSQGKDSTTSSVSRRTFVKAAGVSGAAVGLSGCIYGDSSSSADAVVVGVGPNMEEAIGDEFIQLLEDSGADGIEIELQPGHEDTGTRRSDYTNLLQAEEVQPDLLMMDSGWVNIFIQRDHIANLSDELDDEDLSLVEDEYFESFTAMGRDPDSDDLYGIPIFPDYPTMQYRKDYARNAGFTDDDFDEWATEPMTWQEWADVTQEIVENSDAEYGLATQWDIYEGTACCTWNEVMSSFGGAYFGGFDNLFGPVGDRPVTVDEPEFIEGLRMMRTFVAEEHGEHTHEDYPTGIATPSITSWQEENAREAILSGEAAMQRNWPYAINQNIDGDKDTIPVEDYGAMPIPYGVTEDEAAQPGTGGTTAALGGWLTVLNPNSENKADAIEVLRAMMVDEFNLGMFDLWGWVPPKPHLFDTEEAEQVEPMGRYMDTLRVAGENAMPRPVTTVWPDQSQSIAEEVNRAVAGEKSPEDAAADLQNSLEAIEQQ